From the Cupriavidus necator N-1 genome, one window contains:
- a CDS encoding DUF1329 domain-containing protein, with protein sequence MKSSTRQLIRGGLLLTSMALAAASWAKVTPEELKQLDGPLTPMGAERAASKDGEVPAWSGKWLGTPAHVKYQRGERYPDPYADEKPLFVITAQNMAQYAERLSDGQKALFKKYPDTFKMPVYPSHRDFRYEDAVYKDIRTYAATVSMTSDANGLKEAGPQVPYPIPKTAMELLWNQRFSSAIGTEKAQFDQAVVYPNGSIAWGRVSYSILSPRNNGKFDPHNAINERSFFRTATDLPLRDRGQVIVGYAVWDQEGSDTNRTWIYNPGTRRVRQAPEFGFDQPQGPGGFRTVDDDRLFNGSGERYNWKIVGKKEIFVPYHNYKLLSTSVKYKELLTNGHANPDVMRYEPHRVWVLEATLKSGFRHQYAKRVLYLDEDSWLALAADNYDGRGQLWRTNLQASVYTYDARRYYPTTVFYHDLISGAYLADRLTNEGPMATLNNSPEFNEAFFSPDAARGSGT encoded by the coding sequence ATGAAATCCAGCACAAGACAACTGATACGCGGTGGCCTGCTGCTCACCAGCATGGCCCTGGCGGCGGCATCGTGGGCGAAGGTCACCCCGGAGGAACTCAAGCAACTGGATGGCCCCCTCACGCCGATGGGCGCCGAGCGTGCCGCCAGCAAGGACGGCGAGGTCCCGGCATGGTCCGGCAAGTGGCTGGGCACGCCGGCCCATGTCAAATACCAGCGCGGCGAACGCTATCCGGACCCGTATGCCGATGAGAAGCCGCTGTTCGTCATCACCGCGCAGAACATGGCGCAGTATGCCGAGCGGCTCAGCGACGGGCAGAAGGCGCTGTTCAAGAAGTACCCCGACACCTTCAAGATGCCGGTCTACCCCAGCCATCGCGACTTCCGGTATGAGGACGCCGTCTACAAGGACATCCGCACCTACGCCGCCACCGTCAGCATGACGAGCGATGCCAACGGCCTGAAGGAAGCGGGACCCCAGGTTCCCTACCCGATTCCGAAAACCGCGATGGAGCTGTTGTGGAACCAGCGCTTCTCGTCGGCCATCGGCACCGAGAAGGCGCAGTTCGACCAGGCCGTGGTCTATCCGAACGGCTCGATCGCGTGGGGACGCGTCTCATACAGCATCCTGTCGCCGCGCAATAACGGCAAGTTCGACCCGCACAACGCCATCAACGAGCGCTCCTTCTTCCGCACCGCCACGGACCTGCCGTTGCGTGACCGCGGCCAGGTGATCGTTGGCTACGCGGTCTGGGACCAGGAGGGTTCTGACACCAACCGCACGTGGATCTACAACCCGGGCACGCGGCGGGTGCGCCAGGCGCCGGAATTCGGCTTTGACCAGCCCCAGGGCCCCGGCGGCTTCCGCACCGTGGACGACGACCGGCTCTTCAACGGCTCGGGCGAACGCTACAACTGGAAGATCGTCGGCAAGAAAGAGATCTTCGTCCCGTACCACAACTACAAGCTGCTGAGCACTTCCGTCAAGTACAAGGAGCTGCTCACGAATGGCCACGCTAATCCGGACGTCATGCGCTATGAACCGCATCGGGTATGGGTACTGGAAGCAACGCTCAAGTCCGGTTTCCGGCACCAGTATGCGAAGCGCGTCCTGTATCTCGACGAAGACAGCTGGCTAGCCCTGGCGGCCGACAACTACGATGGCCGCGGCCAGTTGTGGCGCACCAATCTCCAGGCCTCGGTGTACACCTATGATGCACGCCGCTACTATCCGACCACGGTCTTCTACCATGACCTGATTTCGGGTGCCTACCTGGCGGACCGCCTGACCAACGAAGGCCCGATGGCAACGCTGAACAACAGTCCGGAATTCAACGAGGCGTTCTTCTCCCCGGACGCCGCGCGTGGGTCGGGTACCTGA
- a CDS encoding acyl-CoA dehydrogenase family protein, producing MDFTYSEEQQMLADSLRRFIDTEYTFEARRKSARAGESLDRGMWNKLAEMGVLGLTVPADFGGFGEGPASQLVVQRELGRGLVLEPVTPSGVMAAAILAAHGSAAQKEEWLPAIASGERIVTLAYLEPTTRYRPESARASAERSGDGYVLNGIKSVVWHGGAADAYLLTARVAGSNEIALFLVPRDSKGLGVTAYPTIDGLRAADLSLQDVTVPASALVGEPADGLAALGVGLEHGVAALCAEGAGAMEKLIEITAEYLGTRQQFGKPLASFQALQHRMADMLVQKELALSMAYVAVQALDEADPATRRRMLSAAKVTLARAGRFVGQQAVQLHGGMGMTDELSVGDYFKRLTMLDQLLGDSDFHLQRFGEVMEA from the coding sequence ATGGACTTCACCTACAGCGAAGAGCAACAGATGCTGGCGGACAGCCTGCGTCGCTTCATCGATACCGAATACACGTTCGAGGCCCGCCGCAAGAGCGCGCGCGCAGGCGAGAGCCTGGATCGCGGCATGTGGAACAAGCTCGCTGAAATGGGCGTGCTGGGCCTGACCGTGCCGGCCGACTTCGGCGGCTTCGGCGAAGGCCCCGCCAGCCAGCTGGTGGTGCAGCGCGAACTGGGCCGCGGCCTGGTGCTGGAGCCGGTCACGCCCAGCGGCGTGATGGCCGCGGCCATCCTGGCCGCCCACGGCAGCGCCGCGCAGAAGGAAGAATGGCTGCCCGCGATCGCCTCGGGCGAGCGCATCGTCACGCTGGCCTACCTGGAGCCGACCACCCGCTACCGCCCGGAATCGGCCCGCGCCAGCGCCGAGCGCAGCGGCGACGGCTACGTGCTCAACGGCATCAAGAGCGTGGTCTGGCACGGCGGTGCCGCCGACGCCTACCTGCTGACCGCGCGCGTGGCCGGCAGCAATGAGATTGCGTTGTTCCTGGTGCCGCGCGACAGCAAGGGCCTGGGCGTCACCGCCTATCCCACCATCGACGGCCTGCGCGCCGCCGACCTGTCGCTGCAGGACGTGACCGTGCCGGCCAGCGCGCTGGTGGGCGAGCCCGCTGACGGCCTGGCCGCGCTGGGCGTGGGCCTGGAGCATGGCGTTGCCGCGCTGTGCGCCGAGGGCGCCGGCGCCATGGAAAAGCTGATCGAGATCACCGCCGAGTACCTGGGCACGCGCCAGCAGTTCGGCAAGCCGCTGGCCAGCTTCCAGGCACTGCAGCACCGCATGGCCGACATGCTGGTGCAGAAGGAACTGGCGCTGTCGATGGCCTACGTCGCAGTCCAGGCGCTGGACGAGGCCGATCCCGCCACGCGCCGCCGCATGCTGTCCGCGGCCAAGGTGACGCTGGCCCGTGCCGGTCGCTTCGTCGGCCAGCAGGCCGTGCAGCTGCATGGCGGCATGGGCATGACGGATGAGCTGTCCGTGGGCGACTACTTCAAGCGCCTGACCATGCTGGACCAGTTGCTGGGCGACAGCGACTTCCATCTGCAGCGCTTCGGCGAAGTGATGGAAGCCTGA